Proteins encoded in a region of the Dromaius novaehollandiae isolate bDroNov1 chromosome 18, bDroNov1.hap1, whole genome shotgun sequence genome:
- the SLC25A19 gene encoding mitochondrial thiamine pyrophosphate carrier, whose product MVGYDPEAKCVSTLEAAAAGSAAGLVNRVLVSPLDVIKIRFQLQIEQLSSRNPLAKYHGILQAAQRIFREEGLVAFWKGHVPAQFLSVGYGAVQFMVFESLTKLVHNVTSYSARDSFVHFVCGGLAACTATVAVQPVDTLRTRFAAQGEPKIYHSLRHAVVTMYQTEGPWTFYRGLTPTIIAVFPYAGLQFSFYNILQQFSEWVLPAEGKKAGNAKNLVCGSCAGIISKTLTYPFDLFKKRLQVGGFEQARAAFGQVRIYKGLLDCVRQIMREEGPSGFFKGLSPSLLKAAVSTGLVFFWYELFCSMLCALKTTDVTKKKES is encoded by the exons ATGGTCGGCTACGACCCCGAGGCCAAGTGCGTCTCCACGCTGGAAGCAGCCGCCGCAGGATCAGCAGCCGGGTTGGTCAACCGGGTCCTCGTCAGTCCCTTGGATGTCATCAAGATCCGCTTTCAG cttCAGATTGAGCAGCTCTCCTCCAGAAACCCACTGGCTAAGTATCATGGCATCTTGCAAGCTGCACAGCGCATCTTCCGGGAGGAGGGGTTGGTAGCCTTCTGGAAGGGCCACGTCCCTGCTCAGTTCCTTTCAGTTGGCTATGGAGCTGTCCAG TTCATGGTGTTTGAGAGCTTGACAAAATTGGTGCACAACGTCACATCATACAGTGCCCGCGATTCCTTCGTGCACTTTGTCTGCGGTGGACTAGCTGCTTGCACAGCCACTGTTGCAGTTCAGCCTGTTGACACGCTACGCACCCGATTTGCTGCTCAGGGTGAGCCAAAG ATCTATCACAGCCTTCGCCATGCAGTTGTGACCATGTACCAGACAGAAGGGCCTTGGACTTTCTACAGAGGTTTGACCCCCACAATCATTGCTGTCTTCCCCTATGCTGGTCTCCAGTTCTCCTTCTACAACATATTGCAGCAGTTTTCTGAATGGGTGCTTCCagctgaaggaaagaaagcag GCAATGCTAAAAACCTTGTTTGTGGCAGCTGCGCTGGAATCATCAGCAAAACCCTCACTTATCCTTTTGACCTGTTCAAAAAACGACTGCAAGTGGGTGGCTTTGAGCAGGCCCGGGCAGCCTTTGGGCAG gTGCGGATATATAAGGGTCTCCTGGACTGCGTAAGGCAGATCATGCGAGAGGAGGGCCCGAGTGGATTCTTTAAGGGCCTTTCCCCCAGCTTGCTCAAGGCTGCTGTCTCCACTGGCCTCGTCTTCTTCTGGTATGAGCTGTTCTGCAGCATGCTGTGTGCTCTGAAGACCACTGATGTCACTAAGAAGAAGGAAAGTTGA
- the MRPS7 gene encoding small ribosomal subunit protein uS7m isoform X2 yields the protein MAAPSAAGLGWRLRAWLPRLTQVRWSRYNPQFLEPEVNKELFQKSSDELSEEEKAKQELKAVRPIKAAPSSVCSSVFSDPMISKFTNMMMKDGNKVLARSLMAQTLEAIKRKQLEKYHQAPEDEKEKIECNPYVIFHEALKNCQPIIGLCSITKGGKTYQVPVPLKDNRKRFLAMKWLITECRENKHRRTLMPEKLSQELLQAFNNEGPIIKKKHVLHKMAEANRAYAHFRWW from the exons ATggcggcgcccagcgcggcggggctgggctggcGGCTGCGGGCCTGGCTGCCCCG GCTGACACAAGTGAGATGGAGTCGCTACAACCCCCAATTTCTAGAGCCAGAAGTGAACAAGGAATTGTTTCAGAAATCCTCGGATGAGCTGTCCGAGGAGGAAAAGGCAAAACAGGAGCTTAAGGCTGTTCGACCCATAAAAGCTGCTCCTTCCAgtgtctgcagctctgtgttCAGCGACCCTATGATAAG TAAATTCACCAACATGATGATGAAGGATGGAAATAAAGTGCTGGCCAGAAGCCTTATGGCACAG ACCCTAGAGGCCATTAAGAGGAAGCAGTTGGAGAAATACCACCAAGCTCCAGAAGACGAGAAGGAGAAGATTGAATGCAACCCTTATGTAATTTTCCATGAGGCTCTGAAAAACTGTCAGCCCATTATTGGGCTCTGCAGCATCACAAAAGGAGGCAAAACCTACCAG GTCCCAGTCCCACTGAAAGACAACCGGAAGCGCTTCCTGGCCATGAAGTGGTTAATCACTGAGTGCAGGGAGAACAAGCACCGCCGCACGCTGATGCCCGAAAAGCTCTCCCAGGAGCTGCTCCAGGCCTTCAACAACGAAGGGCCCATCATCAAGAAGAAGCACGTGCTGCACAAGATGGCAGAGGCCAACCGGGCCTACGCCCACTTCCGCTGGTGGTAG
- the GGA3 gene encoding ADP-ribosylation factor-binding protein GGA3 isoform X2: MAEAEGESLESWLNKATNPSNRQEDWEYIIGFCDQINKELEGPQIAVRLLAHKIQSPQEWEAVQALTVLEACMKNCGRRFHNEVGKFRFLNELIKVVSPKYLGDRVSEKVKTKVIELLYSWTVALPEESKIKDAYYMLKRQGIVMFDPVIPADRTLIPSPPPRPKNPVFDDEEKSKLLAKLLKSKNPDDLQEANKLIKSMVKEDEARIQKVTKRMHTLEEVNNNVKLLNEMLVHYSKEDSSEADRELMKELCERCETKRRTLFKLASETEDNDSSLGDILQASDNLSRVINSYKKIIEGQVVNGEVDLPAMSIAEGSDSTSNLNTLIDLAGLDVTSTPPPPMPPTTLTPAPPVAPPPAEIPILPPPPQTFAHSRSSSSSQVEAAPAQQSSTANSLSLLDEELLCLGLNDPAPATVKETSENNQWSMFENDQLDLDFFGPKMGTVACNAAGNPLLHHKSQTACGTSVTLPSAFAASQTAPSIPAPNSAPFVFSAGPAAPVGPPKTMPAAPGYFSSAVGNNMSNKMDALGQLLEEAKGTVTQGMATSSVFPGVTLPATSTSAPLIAPAGLPVTAPGAPPIPFPSSCTAGSGSPLFQSASFQQQGSPMKAPEISLANVHVPLESIKPSSALPVTAYDKNGFRILLHFARECPPGRSDVLVVVVSMLNTAPLPVKNIVLQAAVPKSMKVKLQPPSGTELSPFNPIQPPAAITQVMLLANPTKEKVRLRYRLTFTLGDQPSTEVGEVDQFPPVEQWGHL; the protein is encoded by the exons ATGGCGGAGGCGGAAGGGGAGAGCCTGGAGTCGTGGCTGA ATAAAGCCACTAACCCATCTAACAGGCAAGAAGACTGGGAATACATCATTGGATTCTGTGACCAGATCAACAAAGAACTTGAAGG GCCACAGATAGCTGTGAGACTCCTGGCTCATAAAATCCAATCACCACAGGAATGGGAGGCAGTCCAAGCCTTGACA GTGCTGGAAGCTTGTATGAAGAATTGCGGGAGAAGATTTCATAATGAAGTGGGGAAGTTTCGCTTTTTAAATGAGTTAATAAAAGTTGTCTCTCCAAAG TACCTGGGAGACCGGGTCTCGGAGAAGGTGAAAACCAAAGTCATTGAATTGCTGTATAGCTGGACAGTGGCGCTGCCGGAAGAATCCAAAATCAAAGATGCTTACTACATGCTGAAGCGACAAG GGATCGTTATGTTTGATCCTGTGATTCCTGCAGACAGAACCCTGATTCCTTCTCCACCACCTCGTCCCAAAAACCCTGTGTTTGATGATGAGGAGAAATCCAAG CTTCTAGCCAAGCTGTTGAAAAGCAAAAACCCAGATGATTTACAAGAGGCCAACAAGCTTATAAAATCCATGGTAAAAGAG GATGAGGCTCGGATACAAAAAGTGACAAAACGCATGCACACGCTGGAGGAAGTGAATAACAATGTGAAGCTGCTGAATGAGATGCTGGTTCACTACAGCAAAGAGGATTCATCAGAGGCTGATAGGGAGCTCATGAAG GAGCTCTGTGAAAGGTGTGAAACCAAAAGACGGACGTTATTCAAGCTGGCCAGTGAGACAGAGGATAACGACAGCAGTTTGG GAGATATTCTGCAGGCCAGTGACAATTTATCCCGTGTGATAAATTCCTATAAAAAAATAATTGAGGGGCAAGTAGTCAATGGTGAAGTGGATCTCCCTGCGATGTCTATAGCAGAAG GGAGTGACTCCACCAGTAATCTCAACACCCTCATTGACCTTGCTGGACTGGACGTCACTAGCACCCCGCCACCTCCAATGCCACCCACCACACTGACGCCAGCCCCCCCCGTAGCTCCCCCCCCAGCAGAAATCCCCATTCTCCCGCCTCCTCCCCAGACGTTCGCTCACTCCCGGAGCAGTTCCTCTAGCCAAGTGGAAGCCGCACCCGCTCAGCAGAGCAGCACGGCCAATTCCCTCTCCTTGCTGGATGAGGAACTTCTGTGCTTAG GCCTGAATGATCCAGCCCCTGCAACAGTGAAGGAGACATCAGAAAACAACCAGTGGAGCATGTTTGAG AATGACCAGTTGGACCTGGATTTCTTTGGCCCAAAGATGGGGACTGTTGCTTGCAACGCTGCAGGGAACCCTCTTCTCCATCACAAATCACAGACTGCGTGTGGAACGTCAGTGACGCTGCCCTCTGCTTTCGCCGCCTCTCAGACTGCTCCCAGTATCCCTGCGCCAAACTCGGCCCCATTTGTGTTCTCTGCTGGACCAGCTGCCCCTGTGGGGCCTCCTAAGACTATGCCAGCTGCTCCTGGGTACTTCAGCTCAGCTGTGGGAAATAATATGTCCAATAAGATGGATGCACTGGGACAACTTCTTGAAGAAGCCAAAGG GACTGTCACCCAAGGCATGGCTACATCCTCAGTGTTCCCTGGGGTTACTTTGCCAGCCACTTCCACCTCTGCCCCATTAAtagcccctgcagggctgccagtCACTGCCCCGGGAGCCCCTCCAattcctttcccaagcagctGCACTGCTGGCTCAGGAAGCCCTCTCTTCCAGTCAGCATCATTCCAGCAGCAAGGCAGTCCCATGAAAGCACCTGAAATTTCTTTGGCCAACGTCCATGTTCCCTTGGAATCCATTAAACCCA GCAGTGCCCTCCCAGTGACAGCCTATGACAAGAACGGTTTCCGGATCCTCTTGCACTTTGCCAGGGAGTGCCCACCAGGAAGGTCGGATGTGCTCGTCGTCGTAGTGTCAATGCTGAACACAGCACCGCTTCCCGTGAAGAACATTGTGCTGCAGGCTGCTGTACCGAAG tcCATGAAAGTGAAGTTACAGCCACCCTCTGGCACAGAGCTGTCTCCATTTAATCCCATCCAGCCGCCTGCCGCCATCACTCAAGTCATGCTTCTGGCAAATCCTACGAAG
- the MIF4GD gene encoding MIF4G domain-containing protein encodes MGETGKEEYRIQSFDAETQQLLKTALKDPGSVDLEKVANIIVDQSLQDCVFSREAGRICYTIIQAESKQVGQSVFRRSLLNRLQQEYKAREELRSRSLQAWICYVTFICNIFDYLRVNNMPMMALVNPVYDCLFRLAQPDSLRKEEEVDCLVLQLHRIGEQLEKMNSQRMDELFSLLRDGFLLQEGLSSLSQLLLLEIIEFRAADWKMTDAAQKYYYSEVTD; translated from the exons ATGGGCGAGACGGGCAAAGAGGAGTACAGGATACAGTCGTTCGACGCCGAGACTCAGCAGCTGCTGAAGACGGCTCTCAAAG ACCCCGGCAGCGTGGACCTGGAGAAAGTGGCCAATATCATAGTGGACCAGTCCCTGCAAGACTGCGTGTTCAGCAGGGAGGCAGGGCGCATCTGCTACACCATCATCCAG GCGGAGAGCAAGCAGGTCGGCCAGAGCGTCTTCCGGAGGAGCCTGCTGAACCGGCTGCAGCAGGAGTACAAGGCCAGGGAGGAGCTGCGCAGCCGCTCGCTCCAGGCCTGGATCTGCTACGTCACCTTCATCTGCAACATCTTCGACTACCTGAGG GTGAACAACATGCCCATGATGGCCCTGGTGAACCCGGTTTACGACTGTCTCTTCCGGCTGGCGCAGCCCGACAGCCTGcgcaaggaggaggag GTGGACTGCTTGGTCCTGCAGCTGCATCGCATCGGCGAGCAGCTGGAGAAGATGAACTCCCAGCGGATGGATgagctcttctccctcctccgAGATGGCTTCCTCCTGCAGGAAGGGCTCAGCTCCCtgtcccagctcctgctgctggagaTCATCGAGTTTCGAGCTGCTGACTGGAAGATGACAGATGCGGCCCAGAAATACTATTACAGCGAAGTGACGGATTAA
- the GGA3 gene encoding ADP-ribosylation factor-binding protein GGA3 isoform X1, with protein MARLRGPPLPLLPSPGFPLARCAALVLLVRLRAVVMPQLGLCSCVIQPCFSCRRILLCAQLRFRDKATNPSNRQEDWEYIIGFCDQINKELEGPQIAVRLLAHKIQSPQEWEAVQALTVLEACMKNCGRRFHNEVGKFRFLNELIKVVSPKYLGDRVSEKVKTKVIELLYSWTVALPEESKIKDAYYMLKRQGIVMFDPVIPADRTLIPSPPPRPKNPVFDDEEKSKLLAKLLKSKNPDDLQEANKLIKSMVKEDEARIQKVTKRMHTLEEVNNNVKLLNEMLVHYSKEDSSEADRELMKELCERCETKRRTLFKLASETEDNDSSLGDILQASDNLSRVINSYKKIIEGQVVNGEVDLPAMSIAEGSDSTSNLNTLIDLAGLDVTSTPPPPMPPTTLTPAPPVAPPPAEIPILPPPPQTFAHSRSSSSSQVEAAPAQQSSTANSLSLLDEELLCLGLNDPAPATVKETSENNQWSMFENDQLDLDFFGPKMGTVACNAAGNPLLHHKSQTACGTSVTLPSAFAASQTAPSIPAPNSAPFVFSAGPAAPVGPPKTMPAAPGYFSSAVGNNMSNKMDALGQLLEEAKGTVTQGMATSSVFPGVTLPATSTSAPLIAPAGLPVTAPGAPPIPFPSSCTAGSGSPLFQSASFQQQGSPMKAPEISLANVHVPLESIKPSSALPVTAYDKNGFRILLHFARECPPGRSDVLVVVVSMLNTAPLPVKNIVLQAAVPKSMKVKLQPPSGTELSPFNPIQPPAAITQVMLLANPTKEKVRLRYRLTFTLGDQPSTEVGEVDQFPPVEQWGHL; from the exons ATGGCCAGGCTTCGCGgtccccctcttccccttcttccctcGCCGGGATTTCCGTTAGCCAGATGCGCTGCTTTGGTGCTGCTTGTGAGGCTGAGAGCCGTAGTAATGCCACAATTAGGGTTGTGTTCCTGTGTTATACAACCATGTTTTTCCTGCAGACGGAttctgctttgtgcccagctgcGATTTCGGG ATAAAGCCACTAACCCATCTAACAGGCAAGAAGACTGGGAATACATCATTGGATTCTGTGACCAGATCAACAAAGAACTTGAAGG GCCACAGATAGCTGTGAGACTCCTGGCTCATAAAATCCAATCACCACAGGAATGGGAGGCAGTCCAAGCCTTGACA GTGCTGGAAGCTTGTATGAAGAATTGCGGGAGAAGATTTCATAATGAAGTGGGGAAGTTTCGCTTTTTAAATGAGTTAATAAAAGTTGTCTCTCCAAAG TACCTGGGAGACCGGGTCTCGGAGAAGGTGAAAACCAAAGTCATTGAATTGCTGTATAGCTGGACAGTGGCGCTGCCGGAAGAATCCAAAATCAAAGATGCTTACTACATGCTGAAGCGACAAG GGATCGTTATGTTTGATCCTGTGATTCCTGCAGACAGAACCCTGATTCCTTCTCCACCACCTCGTCCCAAAAACCCTGTGTTTGATGATGAGGAGAAATCCAAG CTTCTAGCCAAGCTGTTGAAAAGCAAAAACCCAGATGATTTACAAGAGGCCAACAAGCTTATAAAATCCATGGTAAAAGAG GATGAGGCTCGGATACAAAAAGTGACAAAACGCATGCACACGCTGGAGGAAGTGAATAACAATGTGAAGCTGCTGAATGAGATGCTGGTTCACTACAGCAAAGAGGATTCATCAGAGGCTGATAGGGAGCTCATGAAG GAGCTCTGTGAAAGGTGTGAAACCAAAAGACGGACGTTATTCAAGCTGGCCAGTGAGACAGAGGATAACGACAGCAGTTTGG GAGATATTCTGCAGGCCAGTGACAATTTATCCCGTGTGATAAATTCCTATAAAAAAATAATTGAGGGGCAAGTAGTCAATGGTGAAGTGGATCTCCCTGCGATGTCTATAGCAGAAG GGAGTGACTCCACCAGTAATCTCAACACCCTCATTGACCTTGCTGGACTGGACGTCACTAGCACCCCGCCACCTCCAATGCCACCCACCACACTGACGCCAGCCCCCCCCGTAGCTCCCCCCCCAGCAGAAATCCCCATTCTCCCGCCTCCTCCCCAGACGTTCGCTCACTCCCGGAGCAGTTCCTCTAGCCAAGTGGAAGCCGCACCCGCTCAGCAGAGCAGCACGGCCAATTCCCTCTCCTTGCTGGATGAGGAACTTCTGTGCTTAG GCCTGAATGATCCAGCCCCTGCAACAGTGAAGGAGACATCAGAAAACAACCAGTGGAGCATGTTTGAG AATGACCAGTTGGACCTGGATTTCTTTGGCCCAAAGATGGGGACTGTTGCTTGCAACGCTGCAGGGAACCCTCTTCTCCATCACAAATCACAGACTGCGTGTGGAACGTCAGTGACGCTGCCCTCTGCTTTCGCCGCCTCTCAGACTGCTCCCAGTATCCCTGCGCCAAACTCGGCCCCATTTGTGTTCTCTGCTGGACCAGCTGCCCCTGTGGGGCCTCCTAAGACTATGCCAGCTGCTCCTGGGTACTTCAGCTCAGCTGTGGGAAATAATATGTCCAATAAGATGGATGCACTGGGACAACTTCTTGAAGAAGCCAAAGG GACTGTCACCCAAGGCATGGCTACATCCTCAGTGTTCCCTGGGGTTACTTTGCCAGCCACTTCCACCTCTGCCCCATTAAtagcccctgcagggctgccagtCACTGCCCCGGGAGCCCCTCCAattcctttcccaagcagctGCACTGCTGGCTCAGGAAGCCCTCTCTTCCAGTCAGCATCATTCCAGCAGCAAGGCAGTCCCATGAAAGCACCTGAAATTTCTTTGGCCAACGTCCATGTTCCCTTGGAATCCATTAAACCCA GCAGTGCCCTCCCAGTGACAGCCTATGACAAGAACGGTTTCCGGATCCTCTTGCACTTTGCCAGGGAGTGCCCACCAGGAAGGTCGGATGTGCTCGTCGTCGTAGTGTCAATGCTGAACACAGCACCGCTTCCCGTGAAGAACATTGTGCTGCAGGCTGCTGTACCGAAG tcCATGAAAGTGAAGTTACAGCCACCCTCTGGCACAGAGCTGTCTCCATTTAATCCCATCCAGCCGCCTGCCGCCATCACTCAAGTCATGCTTCTGGCAAATCCTACGAAG
- the GGA3 gene encoding ADP-ribosylation factor-binding protein GGA3 isoform X3: protein MKNCGRRFHNEVGKFRFLNELIKVVSPKYLGDRVSEKVKTKVIELLYSWTVALPEESKIKDAYYMLKRQGIVMFDPVIPADRTLIPSPPPRPKNPVFDDEEKSKLLAKLLKSKNPDDLQEANKLIKSMVKEDEARIQKVTKRMHTLEEVNNNVKLLNEMLVHYSKEDSSEADRELMKELCERCETKRRTLFKLASETEDNDSSLGDILQASDNLSRVINSYKKIIEGQVVNGEVDLPAMSIAEGSDSTSNLNTLIDLAGLDVTSTPPPPMPPTTLTPAPPVAPPPAEIPILPPPPQTFAHSRSSSSSQVEAAPAQQSSTANSLSLLDEELLCLGLNDPAPATVKETSENNQWSMFENDQLDLDFFGPKMGTVACNAAGNPLLHHKSQTACGTSVTLPSAFAASQTAPSIPAPNSAPFVFSAGPAAPVGPPKTMPAAPGYFSSAVGNNMSNKMDALGQLLEEAKGTVTQGMATSSVFPGVTLPATSTSAPLIAPAGLPVTAPGAPPIPFPSSCTAGSGSPLFQSASFQQQGSPMKAPEISLANVHVPLESIKPSSALPVTAYDKNGFRILLHFARECPPGRSDVLVVVVSMLNTAPLPVKNIVLQAAVPKSMKVKLQPPSGTELSPFNPIQPPAAITQVMLLANPTKEKVRLRYRLTFTLGDQPSTEVGEVDQFPPVEQWGHL from the exons ATGAAGAATTGCGGGAGAAGATTTCATAATGAAGTGGGGAAGTTTCGCTTTTTAAATGAGTTAATAAAAGTTGTCTCTCCAAAG TACCTGGGAGACCGGGTCTCGGAGAAGGTGAAAACCAAAGTCATTGAATTGCTGTATAGCTGGACAGTGGCGCTGCCGGAAGAATCCAAAATCAAAGATGCTTACTACATGCTGAAGCGACAAG GGATCGTTATGTTTGATCCTGTGATTCCTGCAGACAGAACCCTGATTCCTTCTCCACCACCTCGTCCCAAAAACCCTGTGTTTGATGATGAGGAGAAATCCAAG CTTCTAGCCAAGCTGTTGAAAAGCAAAAACCCAGATGATTTACAAGAGGCCAACAAGCTTATAAAATCCATGGTAAAAGAG GATGAGGCTCGGATACAAAAAGTGACAAAACGCATGCACACGCTGGAGGAAGTGAATAACAATGTGAAGCTGCTGAATGAGATGCTGGTTCACTACAGCAAAGAGGATTCATCAGAGGCTGATAGGGAGCTCATGAAG GAGCTCTGTGAAAGGTGTGAAACCAAAAGACGGACGTTATTCAAGCTGGCCAGTGAGACAGAGGATAACGACAGCAGTTTGG GAGATATTCTGCAGGCCAGTGACAATTTATCCCGTGTGATAAATTCCTATAAAAAAATAATTGAGGGGCAAGTAGTCAATGGTGAAGTGGATCTCCCTGCGATGTCTATAGCAGAAG GGAGTGACTCCACCAGTAATCTCAACACCCTCATTGACCTTGCTGGACTGGACGTCACTAGCACCCCGCCACCTCCAATGCCACCCACCACACTGACGCCAGCCCCCCCCGTAGCTCCCCCCCCAGCAGAAATCCCCATTCTCCCGCCTCCTCCCCAGACGTTCGCTCACTCCCGGAGCAGTTCCTCTAGCCAAGTGGAAGCCGCACCCGCTCAGCAGAGCAGCACGGCCAATTCCCTCTCCTTGCTGGATGAGGAACTTCTGTGCTTAG GCCTGAATGATCCAGCCCCTGCAACAGTGAAGGAGACATCAGAAAACAACCAGTGGAGCATGTTTGAG AATGACCAGTTGGACCTGGATTTCTTTGGCCCAAAGATGGGGACTGTTGCTTGCAACGCTGCAGGGAACCCTCTTCTCCATCACAAATCACAGACTGCGTGTGGAACGTCAGTGACGCTGCCCTCTGCTTTCGCCGCCTCTCAGACTGCTCCCAGTATCCCTGCGCCAAACTCGGCCCCATTTGTGTTCTCTGCTGGACCAGCTGCCCCTGTGGGGCCTCCTAAGACTATGCCAGCTGCTCCTGGGTACTTCAGCTCAGCTGTGGGAAATAATATGTCCAATAAGATGGATGCACTGGGACAACTTCTTGAAGAAGCCAAAGG GACTGTCACCCAAGGCATGGCTACATCCTCAGTGTTCCCTGGGGTTACTTTGCCAGCCACTTCCACCTCTGCCCCATTAAtagcccctgcagggctgccagtCACTGCCCCGGGAGCCCCTCCAattcctttcccaagcagctGCACTGCTGGCTCAGGAAGCCCTCTCTTCCAGTCAGCATCATTCCAGCAGCAAGGCAGTCCCATGAAAGCACCTGAAATTTCTTTGGCCAACGTCCATGTTCCCTTGGAATCCATTAAACCCA GCAGTGCCCTCCCAGTGACAGCCTATGACAAGAACGGTTTCCGGATCCTCTTGCACTTTGCCAGGGAGTGCCCACCAGGAAGGTCGGATGTGCTCGTCGTCGTAGTGTCAATGCTGAACACAGCACCGCTTCCCGTGAAGAACATTGTGCTGCAGGCTGCTGTACCGAAG tcCATGAAAGTGAAGTTACAGCCACCCTCTGGCACAGAGCTGTCTCCATTTAATCCCATCCAGCCGCCTGCCGCCATCACTCAAGTCATGCTTCTGGCAAATCCTACGAAG
- the MRPS7 gene encoding small ribosomal subunit protein uS7m isoform X1 has translation MAAAAARSGAAPGRGDGAGGDFCRSLLKFIHVLLCGCCPRCGIFVGGGQGSLVPLYSPKHTFLLAAANKKVLFRIVVPLPPAQSNVFIHTTGHLGASGPLTQVRWSRYNPQFLEPEVNKELFQKSSDELSEEEKAKQELKAVRPIKAAPSSVCSSVFSDPMISKFTNMMMKDGNKVLARSLMAQTLEAIKRKQLEKYHQAPEDEKEKIECNPYVIFHEALKNCQPIIGLCSITKGGKTYQVPVPLKDNRKRFLAMKWLITECRENKHRRTLMPEKLSQELLQAFNNEGPIIKKKHVLHKMAEANRAYAHFRWW, from the exons ATGGCCGCCGCAGCAGCGCGGTCTGGCGCGGCCCCAGGGCGAGGGGACGGGGCTGGGGGTGACTTTTGTAGATCGCTCCTGAAATTCATCCACGTGCTGTTGTGTGGGTGCTGCCCGAGATGCGGTATTTTTGTTGGAGGAGGGCAGGGATCTCTAGTTCCCTTATATTCCCCCAAACACACTTTCCTGTTAGCTGCTGCTAACAAAAAAGTCCTGTTTAGGATAGTTGTTCCGCTTCCGCCAGCACAGAGCAATGTTTTTATTCACACCACTGGGCACCTCGGAGCCTCAGGCCC GCTGACACAAGTGAGATGGAGTCGCTACAACCCCCAATTTCTAGAGCCAGAAGTGAACAAGGAATTGTTTCAGAAATCCTCGGATGAGCTGTCCGAGGAGGAAAAGGCAAAACAGGAGCTTAAGGCTGTTCGACCCATAAAAGCTGCTCCTTCCAgtgtctgcagctctgtgttCAGCGACCCTATGATAAG TAAATTCACCAACATGATGATGAAGGATGGAAATAAAGTGCTGGCCAGAAGCCTTATGGCACAG ACCCTAGAGGCCATTAAGAGGAAGCAGTTGGAGAAATACCACCAAGCTCCAGAAGACGAGAAGGAGAAGATTGAATGCAACCCTTATGTAATTTTCCATGAGGCTCTGAAAAACTGTCAGCCCATTATTGGGCTCTGCAGCATCACAAAAGGAGGCAAAACCTACCAG GTCCCAGTCCCACTGAAAGACAACCGGAAGCGCTTCCTGGCCATGAAGTGGTTAATCACTGAGTGCAGGGAGAACAAGCACCGCCGCACGCTGATGCCCGAAAAGCTCTCCCAGGAGCTGCTCCAGGCCTTCAACAACGAAGGGCCCATCATCAAGAAGAAGCACGTGCTGCACAAGATGGCAGAGGCCAACCGGGCCTACGCCCACTTCCGCTGGTGGTAG